One Luteimonas sp. MC1825 DNA segment encodes these proteins:
- the glyA gene encoding serine hydroxymethyltransferase, giving the protein MFPRDARIEGYDPELAQAIADEGRRQEDHVELIASENYASPRVMEAQGSKLTNKYAEGYPGKRYYGGCEYVDVAEKLALDRVRQLFAAGSADDMYANVQPHSGSQANQAVYLALLQPGDTILGMSLAHGGHLTHGAKVNISGKLFKAVQYGVDEAGMIDYDEVERLAVEHKPKMVIAGFSAYSQVVDWARFRAIADRIGAYLFVDMAHVAGLVAAGVYPNPVPHAHIVTSTTHKTLRGPRGGIIVASRAAMGEAADEITKKLQSIVFPGIQGGPLMHVIAAKAVAFKEALEPEFKAYQQQVVKNAQAMAKVIIDRGYKIVSGGTENHLMLVDMIGKGVTGKAAEEALGRAHITVNKNAVPNDPQKPFVTSGLRLGTPAVTTRGYLEADCVELANWICDVLDQPADEAVIARVRENVTRQCARFPVYG; this is encoded by the coding sequence ATGTTCCCGCGAGACGCGCGCATCGAAGGCTACGACCCCGAACTGGCCCAGGCCATCGCCGACGAAGGCCGCCGCCAGGAGGACCATGTCGAGCTGATCGCATCGGAGAACTACGCCAGCCCGCGGGTGATGGAAGCGCAGGGCTCCAAGCTCACCAACAAGTATGCCGAGGGCTATCCGGGCAAACGCTATTACGGCGGCTGCGAGTACGTCGATGTCGCCGAAAAGCTCGCGCTCGACCGCGTCAGGCAGCTGTTCGCCGCCGGCTCCGCCGACGACATGTACGCCAACGTGCAGCCGCATTCCGGCTCGCAGGCCAACCAGGCGGTGTACCTGGCGCTGCTGCAGCCGGGCGACACCATCCTCGGCATGTCGCTGGCCCACGGCGGCCATCTCACCCACGGCGCCAAGGTCAACATCAGCGGCAAGCTGTTCAAGGCCGTGCAGTACGGCGTCGACGAGGCCGGCATGATCGACTATGACGAGGTCGAGCGCCTCGCCGTCGAACACAAGCCGAAGATGGTCATCGCCGGCTTCAGTGCCTATTCGCAGGTCGTCGACTGGGCGCGCTTCCGCGCCATCGCAGACAGGATCGGCGCGTACCTGTTCGTCGACATGGCGCATGTGGCCGGCCTGGTCGCGGCGGGCGTGTATCCCAACCCGGTGCCGCACGCGCACATCGTTACCTCGACCACGCACAAGACCCTGCGCGGCCCGCGCGGCGGCATCATCGTCGCCAGCCGCGCCGCCATGGGCGAGGCCGCCGACGAGATCACCAAGAAGCTGCAGTCGATCGTGTTCCCGGGCATCCAGGGTGGTCCGCTGATGCACGTGATCGCCGCCAAGGCGGTGGCGTTCAAGGAAGCGCTGGAGCCGGAATTCAAGGCCTACCAGCAGCAGGTGGTGAAGAACGCCCAGGCGATGGCCAAGGTGATCATCGACCGCGGCTACAAGATCGTCTCCGGCGGCACCGAGAACCACCTGATGTTGGTCGACATGATCGGCAAGGGTGTCACCGGCAAGGCTGCCGAGGAGGCGCTCGGCCGCGCGCACATCACCGTCAACAAGAATGCCGTACCCAACGACCCGCAGAAGCCGTTCGTGACCTCGGGCCTGCGCCTGGGCACGCCGGCGGTGACCACGCGCGGCTACCTCGAAGCCGACTGCGTGGAGCTGGCCAACTGGATCTGCGACGTGCTCGACCAGCCCGCCGACGAGGCCGTGATCGCCCGGGTCCGTGAAAACGTGACCCGCCAGTGCGCGCGTTTCCCCGTCTACGGATAA